DNA from Candidatus Saccharibacteria bacterium:
CCGTTTGTCTTTGATCAATTCATTATGCACTGCTTGTGTAGTAACCTGCTTATTATTACCAATTCCTTGAATTTTTTTGGCAATCTCTGAAAAATGCAATGGTTTCTTGGCTTTCTTGAGGGCTATATACATCCTGTCTCGAATAGATCGAGGATTAACACTAGGCCAAACATGTAATCCCCATAATCCATCCAATTCCCTAACCATTCTTGAGCTATTGGCTAAATGCTCTATTGTCTTATTATGATGCTTACTCTCGATTTCAGACAATAACTTTTCAAGTTTAACAGGTTTGTTATAAGTCTTAAGAATACGAATCAGGCTATCATGTAGATCGATAATGTCTTCTGCGCAATAAACTTTTTGATCTAAAACAATACACTCATAAAGATCGTGTTTATCAATCAAAACGAATTCAGGATTTGTTTCAAGCAAAAACTTAAGATTTTGGATGTCATCTTTATTTAAATTCAAGCGTTCTAACAAGGCATCAAAAGCCAAAAGTCCACCAGACTCCTTAAGTAATTCAATCACCTCATCAGAAAGTTGATGCCTATGATCATGAAGATTCTTAAGTCTTTTAGTGGCTGCCTTCTCTATTTGCCTAACCCTCTCCCTAGTAACTCCAAGCTGTTGACCAATCTGCTCAAGCGTATGGTTATCGTTACCAAGAATTGCGAATCTTCTAGCAATAATCTCTCTATCTCGATCTTTTTTAAGAATCGAAAGATACTGACCAACTAGATCAGATAAGAAACTACTATTTATTGAACTAACTTTACTCATAATGGATGTTACATCTATATTTTAGACTATTTAGTAAGATTAATCAATAACTTATTCGCTAGTTTTTATTAAATTTTGCTCTGGAATTTCTTGTTTATTCCAAACTGCATATTTACAATCTGGATAACGCTCGCAACTATAAAATATCTTTCCACGTTTAGTTCGCTTCTCAATTACTTCACCCTGATCACAGTCTGGACACTTTGCAATAGCAGTCTTGACTGAACGCTTATACTTACATTCGGGAAAATTTGAACAAGCGATAAATTGCCCGTATCTCGATTCCCTGATTAGTAATTGACTTTGACACTCTGGACATTTCTCTTCTAGCTCCTGTTTTGGCGCCTGATATCTAGGTATTTGATCTAATCTATCATCTAATGTTTTATGCATTGGATCATAGGTCATCTCTACTACCTGATACCATATTCTCTTACCTTCTGCTACTTGATCGAGTTCTGATTCCATTTTGGCTGTAAAATCTGGATCTACTACAAAATCAAAATTATCGGCTAGTAATTCAGTCACTGGAAAAGCTAATAGGTTGGGCTTAAGCCTGCCTTCTTCCTTCTGAGCATAACGTAATAATAATGTTGAAATAATACTAGCATAAGTAGATGGACGCCCTACACCTAAGCTTTCCAACTCCTTGATCAAAGTAGCTTCACTATAACGAGCAGGTGGCTTGGTGAACTTTTGTTCCATTTCAAGATTTTTTAGCTGTAAATCATTACCAGCCTCAAGTTCAGATAAATCAACAAATTTACCTTTGTCAACCTCAAAAATCTCTTCAAAACCAGGATAGACCCTAATCCTTGCTTCTGATATTAAATCATAGATATTGCCATTATCTACCTTGGCTTCTATTTGTACTTTAAATTTCTGGTAGCGACTTGGCTCCATTCGACTAGCTATTGCCCTGTTGCGAATCAATCGATAGAGTTTCACTGCCTGATTATCAAAATCCTTCAAACCTTCTGGGGTCTTATTAACATCACTAGCTCTAATAGCTTCGTGAGCCTCTTGAGCTCCTTTGGTAGTAGTCTTGAATTGACCTCGCTTCTTATCAGCAATAAGTCCATTCTTATCAAGATACTTCTCAATAGCATCAATGGCATCTTTGCTAATGCTAGTACTATCCGTACGCATATAAGTAATATGACCAGCTTCATAGAGCCTTTGTGCCAACATCATAGTCTGCTTACTACTTAATCCTAGCAACCTTGATGCATCCTGCTGAAGGGTAGATGTCTTATAGGGAGGCAAAGGCTTCTTGATAGATTCCGTAACTATGTTTTTCTTGACTTGATACTTCGCTGTCAAAAGTTCTTGTTCGGAGTCTTTGGCAGAATCACCGTTATTTAGGTACTTTTGATCGGGATCCAATAGCTTGGCTTTGATTGCCTTGATTTGCGAATGATCTAATTCTACCTCAATTGTCCAATATTCTTCTGGCTTGTGAGCAATAATCTGCTTCTCTCTATCGACAATGATCTTCAAAGCTACCGACTGAACCCTGCCTGCAGATAGTCCAGATTTAACCTTTCTCCACAAAACAGGTGAGAGACTGTACCCAACCAATTTATCTAGCACTCTTCTAGCTTGCTGAGCATAGACTAGATCCATATCAATCTGACGATAATTCTTCATTGCACTCTTAATAGCCGTCGGAGTAATCTCTGCAAATGTAATTCTTTTGATCTCGACCTTGTCTCGATCTTTTTTTGGGATCAATTCAGCAACATGCCAGGCAATCGCCTCACCCTCACGATCAAGGTCAGTTGCCAATACTACTTCTTGAGCTCCACTTAAGGCTGCCTTCAATTCTCGGACCTTTTTTGCCTTATCTTTAGGAATAATATACTCAGGCTTGAAATGATCTTCAATATCTATACCCATCTTACTTTTTGGCAGATCTCGAACATGACCAAAACTAGCAACTACTTGATATTTGTAATCCAGAATCTTAGTAATTGTCTTCGCCTTAGCTGGTGACTCTACTACAACTATTTTTTTTGAACTCATAGACTTCATACTACCCTTTAGCCCGAAGCTTGTAAACTCCAAATCCCAGTTTTTGTCTTAGTAATCAAGCCTTTTAACTCCAATTCTACCAATAACCTAGCTGTATTTTTTGCATCCAATTCAAGGGACTGAATAATTTTATCCTGCTCACCTACCCCAGAACTAATTAGATCTAGAATAGCTTGACTAAGCTTATCCAATCTCAAACCAAGCTTACTGCTGACAAGCTGTCCACTAAGCCCTAAATCTTCGAGAATATCATCTACAGAACGAATCAATGTAGCTCCTTGCCTGATTAGCGTATTAGTACCTTCAGATGCTTGACTATTAATTGGACCGGGTACAGCATAAACAGTTTTACCCAAATCAAGTGCCGCATTGACAGTCAAAAATGTTCCACTCTTGATTCCAGCTTCTACTACAATCACCACCTCAGCAAGTGCCGCTATCAGGCGATTACGCATCGGAAAATGCCAAGCCAAAGCTTGCTCTTCCTGTGAGTACTCTGAAATCAGCCCACCACCTGATTGGCAGATCTGGTTAGCTAATCCCTGATTTTGCCTAGGATATATTTTGCCTAAACCTGAGCCCAAAACAGCCAAAGTATACCCAGACAAGCCCAAAACAGCCTGTTGACTAATCATATCTATCCCATATGCCAACCCACTAACCACCCCAAGTCCTGCCCTAACCAAACCTTGAGCAATTTGAATAGATACTGCAGTACCATATCCACTTGGTTTCCTCGTACCAATCATTGCTACCAGGCGGATATCTGATCTCAATGTTCCTCTCAGATATATTTGATCGGGAGGGCTGTATAATTGATGAAAATTATTTGGATAGAGTGAGTGCATCTTTGTCACTCGTTTAATCATCGATAAATCTATTATATAGCAACTTAAAAACAAAACCAACCCAAAATCAAAATCGGTTTTCAATGGGACTCCTTACATGCTGATACCTGTTGGGATAATGTTTCCCAAGAGGACTCCTTGTGAAACAGATTAATTAGGGTTGACATTTTAATGTCAGTATGTTAGAGTGTATTACTGTAATCTGCTGGTAATCCCTAGATCTACCCTCCACTAGGTTTGCTAGCAGATTTAGCCCTCATTAGCTTTCGCGACTATCTATGATAAGACGAGTCGAAAAATCCAACCCAGACTGATGTCTATGAGGTGGGAAAGTTTGTGAGGCGAAATCAGTTAAGAAGCTCGATTCTTAGTTGATTTTGTCAATCACCCTACTAACCAAACTAACTGGATCTGAATCATAGATATTATTGGTACTATCGTATCCTGCATGATCAATAATTACACTAATATTATCGATAATTCCTTTTGAACCAGTAAGAATACCGAGGGGTTTATGATGACCAACTGTAATAGCTATTTCTTCAAGTGTCCCAATCCTACCACTGATCGCAATCACCGCATCTGCCGAGAATATCAAGGGCAAGCTTCTAACAAAATATCCTCCGCTATTAAAGGCAACTGCATCATACTGATCAACCCCATGACCAAACTTATCAATATGGGCTTTATAACTATCCATAGGTGAAAAGCCCATTGCAATCTGTCCATTTTCCGCCCTAAAGCCCTTCAAAACAGCATCTAATACACCTTCACCAATACCGGTTAATAATATTCCACCCCGTTTAGCAATCTCTTGACCAACAATCTCCGCCTGAGTCATTGAATCAGATCTAATATCTTCCGCTACACTACCAATCACGGCTATTTGATACTTTTTGCGCATATTTTTATCCTCCTAATTAATTGACTAGCCAGATTGAACTAGTTTCAATCTGGCTAATGATTCATCTTTGCCCAGTAAAACCATAATATCATAGACCCCCATTGCACCGACCTGGCTAGTCAATCCAGCCCTCAAACTCATCATTACAAATCTAGTATTCAGACCGCTAGCCTGAATAAAATCCTTGATTTGAGTCAATAGTGATTGCTTATCCCAATCATTATTGACTTCAAGAATTCCTATCAATCTCTCTATCACGGTCAAGAATTCTTGTTTTTCTAGATCAAATTGATCAAGGATATCAAGATCAAATTTTGGTCGACGGTAAAGAAAGTAAATCTTATCTAAATATTGCTTAGGGTTGATAATTTTGTCTTTTTCTATTGATAGAACTCTTTCCAAATAATTAATATCGGATGGATCACTCAAGAAACTTTGATCTGACTCCCACTCTGGATCAAAATAATCCCTAAGAAGTGGCTTAAATCTTTCAACCAATTCCGGCATAGTTAAAAGCCTCAACTGTTGCCCATTAAACCAATTAAGCCTTTCTTGGTTGAACATAGCCGGACTGAGCTGTATTGAATTTGGATCAAATGTTTGAACTAATTGATCAAGGCTAAAAATTTCTTGAGTGCTTCCAGGGTTCCAACCAAGTAATGCCAGATAATTAATAATTGCTTCGGGCTGATAACCCTCCTGCTTCAATAGCATCAGATCACTAGCACCAGTACGCTTTGAAAGTTTCTTCTTGTCCTCACCCAGCACTACAGGCAAATGCAAAAAATTCGGAGCATACCAACCAAGTGCTTGATAAACCAATTGGAACTTTGGGGTAGAAGCGATAAATTCTTCTGCTCGAATCACATCACTAATCTGCATCAAATGATCATCGATAATATTTGCAAAGTTATAAGTAGGATATCCATCAGACTTTATCAAAATGAAATCCTCTATGGTACTCAAGCTAACAGACTGCTTACCCCTAAGACCATCTTCCCAATCTACCTTATCTCCAGCTACACTTGAAACTCTAAATCTAATCGGTACATCGACCCTACTATCACCAGATTGATTATCGAAATCCTCGCCTCTAAATACAAAGCTTCTTTTATCCTGTTTGGCCTTTTGCTTAGCCTCCTCTATTACTGATTGATCCAAATCGGAATAATAGGCCAACCCTTGATCAACCAATTCATGAGCAAACTTTTGATAAAGTTTTAGCCTTTCAGATTGTCTATATGGCCCATACTCGCCCCCAATCTCAGGACCTTCATCAGGATTAATCCCCAACCAATTAAAAACTTGGCGCATTTGAGCTTCTGCACCACTGACAAATCTTTGTTGATCAGTGTCTTCAAGCCTCCAAACAAACTGTCCGGATTTGGATTTGGCAAAAAGATAACAAAATAAAGCAGTCCGGATTGAACCCAAATGCAAATAACCCGTTGGACTGGGTGCAAACCTGGTACGAACCGGATAATTACTCATTTAGATATTACTTGCAACCTTAATCAATTGATCCTTAGCTAGTTGACTACTATCCCCTTCTATCCTATACCACAATCCATCCTTGATCCAACTAATCTGATTATCTCCATAGATATACAGGGTCTGACCACCAGTTCTCAGTGCTTGATAGCTATCACTAATGCTACTGATATAGTCTTCAATCAAATCCTGATCTGTCCACTGACTAGCTTGCTGAGAAACGGCCATAGTTGCCCTGTCTGCAGTATTAACCAAACTATAAGTCAAACTATTATCCTCGACTTTAATCTCTCGACTCAATTGCCACCCACTAGGGAGGTATCCAGGAACACTAGTAGCAATCCCTGCCCTAGCTCCAGCAATCTTAAGTGCCAGACTAGGATAATTAACTTGCCAGACATAAACCAAGATTACAGCAAGTGCCAATGCGCTTCCTGCTAATTTAGCAATTCCAGGACTAGGTAGGGCAACTTTACGGGCAAAGAAGTTTGAAAATCTACTCTTTGTATCCCTACCAAGAATACTGGCCTGTTTATTCAAATCTGGCTTCAATCTACTGGTCTTTTCTGATAGATTTGGTTTTATACCATTACCCACTTCGCTAGCCTTAGTGGAAATATTTTTTAATCTGTTACCCAGGCCAGTAGCTGAATCTTTGACTTTACCTAGATAATGTCTTGAGCTGGATTTATTCTTCTTTCTATTGCTATCAACTGCTAAGTCGGCAACTAACTGATTATCGGCAATCATCTGCCCATAATTATCAGTCTGCTGAGTTTCTGAGGGTTGGGACTGATACTCCCAATCCTGATAATTAATATTATTTGCTATCTGGCTAGGATTTTGGTCAGAGTAATAATTATACTGATTTCCTAATTCTGTAGTTGGCTGATAATAATCTACAGTAGACTCAGGGTAACGATCCTCAACTGGGTAGGCTGAAACCGTATCCTGTATAATTTGTTGATGGCCTGAGAATTGATTAGAGTTATTACTAGGAATATCAGTGGCTGGATTTTTACTAAAGCTCTGCTCTAAGTCATTAAATTGATCATCACTTAATACACTGGCAATTTTGGATTCCTGGACTATTGGCGGTTGAGATTGATTAGTGCTTTGATCATTTGTAGACTGAACTGCTGGGTTGACTTGCTGATAGTCGACTGGAATCGGATCAAACTGTTGGGCATAATCCATACTAACATTTTGCGATTTACTTGGTAGAGATAGATTAGTAGCTGTTGATTCTGCCACACCAATCTTCATTGGGTCACTAAATGTAGATGACTGTTGATTGAGATTAGTATCCTCTAATCCTGACCTTTTATCTAGTACCTTATTGGTAGCTCTGAACTGAGTTTGGGGTTGAACATCAACTGATGGCTTCCCGACCATTGGAGCTACTACTGAATGACCACCAACCTGAGAATTCACCCTATTTGACACACTATCCCCCTGTGGTTTATCTGAAAAATTCTGAGACTTAGCCTGAATATTGGCAGTTTTTTCTGTATTACCAAAAGCCTGACCACAAGTGGTACAGTAATCGCGTCCAGCGATTTGGATAACGTTACTACCCTGACAATTATCGCAACTCATAAGCTTTAATAGTATTATATATCAAACCCTTTCGATATCCAAAACAAAATTTCAAAAACCCCAAGACCCCATTTTCTGTCGCGGACTGTCCGCGACTTTTACCATCCTGCCAGATTAGAGATGTCGCGGACTGTCCGCGACACCCGCCACATCCATGGCATATTAATCTTGCACTCACTGTCAAGGCAGAAGGATATTTGGAATTATGCTGGCTGTTTGGTGTTACCACTGCAAGTCTGTTCATTCCAAAGACCTTGACTCTTTATTCTTGCTATCTCCTCACTGACCTTAAAATCAGCTTGGTATAAATAGAGTTGATTATCATAAGTGTACTCATGAGCATACCCCTGCTCTATTAATTCTTGGTTAAAATTCTTACCATCAAGATATACGTAAGCCAACAAGCGTTGATACTTATCGTAATTAGCCACATAAGGATCAGATTCCAGGGTAATCTCTCGACCCTCAAGCCTCTGCCTGCTATACTGACTAGCCTCTGTGCCATAACACTGAACTACCAGCCGAGGGTCTTTGGTCTCCGGTGTGTCTACGCCAATCAGGCGAACTTTTTGGATCTGACCATTCAAACTGACCTCAATAGTATCCCCATCAATTACCTTAAGCACTGTTACTGATTGACTGCTTAGATGGGATTGATTCTTGACCCAAATAAACCCAACCAATAAAGCCAAGCCTAGCAACAACTTAGCTAGCTTGTGCATAAGTTTTCTCCAACTGTTTCTTGCTTCTATAGATATTATTGACAATACCTAGGAGGATGATGCTCAATATCAAACTAGACCCACCCAATGACACCAATGGCAGAGGTAGTCCGGTCACTGGTGCAAGCCCAAGGTTCATGCCGATATTGATGATACTATGAAAAAACCAAAGTCCAGCTATGCCGAGTAACAAAAAGGTAGCTGTTCGTTCGCGAGAATAATTCGCCAGCCAAACAATCCGGATTACAATCCAAAGCTCCATAATTAGCACCATTGCTGCGCCAACGAATCCCAATTTCTCTCCAATCACCGAGTAGATAAAATCAGTATGTTGACTGGGTAGAAAATTGAGTTGCGACTGACTACCAGCGTTGATCCCTTGACCCCCTAGTCCTCCATTACCAATTGCTATTCTAGCCTGACGAACATTATAACCAATTCCCTGAGGGTCACTATCAGGGTTGAGAAAAACCTCTATCCGGTGTTGTTGATATTGATCTAGATATGGATAAGCAACTGGAATCAAAATTAACCCAATGATCATCAAACCCAAAAGGATTTTTTTTGGGAATTTAGAACTAGTTAACATAATCAAATAAATTACCAAAGTCGCCAAAGTAGTACCTAGATCAGGTTGAATTAAAACTAATACTAGAATTGGTAGACTGATCAAGCTGGATCTGATGACAAAACCCAACCTCTGACTATTCTGATAATTCTTGGCAAAATAAACCCCAAGTGAAAGAATGACCGCCAACTTGGCGAACTCCGATGGCTGGAGTTGAATTGGACCAAGATCCAGCCATCGTCTTGCTCCAAAAACCGTAGTGCCAATTAGCTCAACCAAAACTAGGAGCACCAAGGTCAAAAGATAAAAAAGCTTGTGATACCTCGCTACCAATCGGTAATCAAATCTCTGAAGTAATATTGCAACCAAGATACCAATCAAAAAATATACCATTTGTTTGACCACATCAATCACTCCAATTGTTGACCCCCCTAGGGCTGAAGCCATCAATACGCTTATACTAATCAGT
Protein-coding regions in this window:
- the dprA gene encoding DNA-processing protein DprA, with protein sequence MKTDFDFGLVLFLSCYIIDLSMIKRVTKMHSLYPNNFHQLYSPPDQIYLRGTLRSDIRLVAMIGTRKPSGYGTAVSIQIAQGLVRAGLGVVSGLAYGIDMISQQAVLGLSGYTLAVLGSGLGKIYPRQNQGLANQICQSGGGLISEYSQEEQALAWHFPMRNRLIAALAEVVIVVEAGIKSGTFLTVNAALDLGKTVYAVPGPINSQASEGTNTLIRQGATLIRSVDDILEDLGLSGQLVSSKLGLRLDKLSQAILDLISSGVGEQDKIIQSLELDAKNTARLLVELELKGLITKTKTGIWSLQASG
- a CDS encoding thermonuclease family protein, translating into MHKLAKLLLGLALLVGFIWVKNQSHLSSQSVTVLKVIDGDTIEVSLNGQIQKVRLIGVDTPETKDPRLVVQCYGTEASQYSRQRLEGREITLESDPYVANYDKYQRLLAYVYLDGKNFNQELIEQGYAHEYTYDNQLYLYQADFKVSEEIARIKSQGLWNEQTCSGNTKQPA
- the topA gene encoding type I DNA topoisomerase, giving the protein MSSKKIVVVESPAKAKTITKILDYKYQVVASFGHVRDLPKSKMGIDIEDHFKPEYIIPKDKAKKVRELKAALSGAQEVVLATDLDREGEAIAWHVAELIPKKDRDKVEIKRITFAEITPTAIKSAMKNYRQIDMDLVYAQQARRVLDKLVGYSLSPVLWRKVKSGLSAGRVQSVALKIIVDREKQIIAHKPEEYWTIEVELDHSQIKAIKAKLLDPDQKYLNNGDSAKDSEQELLTAKYQVKKNIVTESIKKPLPPYKTSTLQQDASRLLGLSSKQTMMLAQRLYEAGHITYMRTDSTSISKDAIDAIEKYLDKNGLIADKKRGQFKTTTKGAQEAHEAIRASDVNKTPEGLKDFDNQAVKLYRLIRNRAIASRMEPSRYQKFKVQIEAKVDNGNIYDLISEARIRVYPGFEEIFEVDKGKFVDLSELEAGNDLQLKNLEMEQKFTKPPARYSEATLIKELESLGVGRPSTYASIISTLLLRYAQKEEGRLKPNLLAFPVTELLADNFDFVVDPDFTAKMESELDQVAEGKRIWYQVVEMTYDPMHKTLDDRLDQIPRYQAPKQELEEKCPECQSQLLIRESRYGQFIACSNFPECKYKRSVKTAIAKCPDCDQGEVIEKRTKRGKIFYSCERYPDCKYAVWNKQEIPEQNLIKTSE
- a CDS encoding glutamate--tRNA ligase translates to MSNYPVRTRFAPSPTGYLHLGSIRTALFCYLFAKSKSGQFVWRLEDTDQQRFVSGAEAQMRQVFNWLGINPDEGPEIGGEYGPYRQSERLKLYQKFAHELVDQGLAYYSDLDQSVIEEAKQKAKQDKRSFVFRGEDFDNQSGDSRVDVPIRFRVSSVAGDKVDWEDGLRGKQSVSLSTIEDFILIKSDGYPTYNFANIIDDHLMQISDVIRAEEFIASTPKFQLVYQALGWYAPNFLHLPVVLGEDKKKLSKRTGASDLMLLKQEGYQPEAIINYLALLGWNPGSTQEIFSLDQLVQTFDPNSIQLSPAMFNQERLNWFNGQQLRLLTMPELVERFKPLLRDYFDPEWESDQSFLSDPSDINYLERVLSIEKDKIINPKQYLDKIYFLYRRPKFDLDILDQFDLEKQEFLTVIERLIGILEVNNDWDKQSLLTQIKDFIQASGLNTRFVMMSLRAGLTSQVGAMGVYDIMVLLGKDESLARLKLVQSG
- the rodA gene encoding rod shape-determining protein RodA produces the protein MRLIKNFRFDWLIVLPASVLILISISVLMASALGGSTIGVIDVVKQMVYFLIGILVAILLQRFDYRLVARYHKLFYLLTLVLLVLVELIGTTVFGARRWLDLGPIQLQPSEFAKLAVILSLGVYFAKNYQNSQRLGFVIRSSLISLPILVLVLIQPDLGTTLATLVIYLIMLTSSKFPKKILLGLMIIGLILIPVAYPYLDQYQQHRIEVFLNPDSDPQGIGYNVRQARIAIGNGGLGGQGINAGSQSQLNFLPSQHTDFIYSVIGEKLGFVGAAMVLIMELWIVIRIVWLANYSRERTATFLLLGIAGLWFFHSIINIGMNLGLAPVTGLPLPLVSLGGSSLILSIILLGIVNNIYRSKKQLEKTYAQAS
- a CDS encoding DUF4367 domain-containing protein gives rise to the protein MSCDNCQGSNVIQIAGRDYCTTCGQAFGNTEKTANIQAKSQNFSDKPQGDSVSNRVNSQVGGHSVVAPMVGKPSVDVQPQTQFRATNKVLDKRSGLEDTNLNQQSSTFSDPMKIGVAESTATNLSLPSKSQNVSMDYAQQFDPIPVDYQQVNPAVQSTNDQSTNQSQPPIVQESKIASVLSDDQFNDLEQSFSKNPATDIPSNNSNQFSGHQQIIQDTVSAYPVEDRYPESTVDYYQPTTELGNQYNYYSDQNPSQIANNINYQDWEYQSQPSETQQTDNYGQMIADNQLVADLAVDSNRKKNKSSSRHYLGKVKDSATGLGNRLKNISTKASEVGNGIKPNLSEKTSRLKPDLNKQASILGRDTKSRFSNFFARKVALPSPGIAKLAGSALALAVILVYVWQVNYPSLALKIAGARAGIATSVPGYLPSGWQLSREIKVEDNSLTYSLVNTADRATMAVSQQASQWTDQDLIEDYISSISDSYQALRTGGQTLYIYGDNQISWIKDGLWYRIEGDSSQLAKDQLIKVASNI